A region of Polynucleobacter sp. JS-Mosq-20-D10 DNA encodes the following proteins:
- the rlmN gene encoding 23S rRNA (adenine(2503)-C(2))-methyltransferase RlmN: protein MAAYVAGLNEKPFRAKQLMQWIHQRGVSNINDMSDLAKSFRATLLDKAEVLSLPIIKDEHAADGTRKWLLDVGAGNAVESVFIPEDDRGTLCISSQAGCAVNCRFCSTGHQGFSRNLTAGEIIGQLWFAEHLLRTDPNAVRRIEKYPTPGWDHTGRVISNVVLMGMGEPLLNYDNVVTALRLMLDDRAYGLSRRRVTLSTSGVVPMIDRLAQDCPVALAVSLHAPNDKLRDQLVPLNQKYPLRELLAACERYLPFAPRDFLTFEYCMLDGVNDSDIQAKELVRLLANIKCKINLIPFNPFPESGLKRSSAQRVHAFASILLDAGMVATVRKTRGDDIAAACGQLAGDVVDRTRVRERAVHDKQMNLGQDENADSLDDEEQEYQTERPVQWLKRLDD, encoded by the coding sequence ATGGCAGCGTATGTCGCGGGGTTGAATGAAAAGCCCTTTAGGGCAAAGCAGCTCATGCAGTGGATACACCAACGCGGTGTTTCTAACATCAATGACATGAGTGATTTAGCAAAAAGCTTTAGAGCAACGCTGCTTGATAAGGCAGAAGTTCTTTCACTTCCAATCATTAAAGATGAGCATGCAGCCGATGGCACCCGAAAGTGGTTGCTCGATGTTGGCGCTGGAAATGCTGTGGAGTCTGTATTTATTCCTGAAGATGATCGTGGCACCTTGTGCATTTCGTCTCAGGCTGGTTGTGCAGTCAATTGCCGTTTTTGCTCAACCGGACATCAAGGCTTCTCACGCAATCTCACCGCCGGTGAAATCATTGGCCAACTCTGGTTTGCAGAACATTTGCTCCGCACTGATCCGAATGCAGTTCGCCGTATTGAGAAATACCCAACCCCAGGTTGGGATCATACGGGTCGTGTGATTTCGAATGTGGTGCTGATGGGCATGGGTGAGCCTTTGCTCAACTATGACAACGTGGTGACTGCTTTACGTTTGATGCTCGATGATAGGGCCTATGGTTTATCGCGTCGTCGTGTGACTCTGTCTACCTCTGGTGTAGTACCGATGATTGATCGCTTGGCACAAGATTGCCCAGTCGCATTGGCGGTGTCATTGCATGCACCAAACGACAAGCTACGCGATCAACTCGTGCCACTCAACCAAAAATATCCATTAAGAGAATTGCTTGCTGCGTGCGAACGGTATTTACCTTTTGCCCCAAGAGATTTCTTAACCTTTGAATACTGCATGCTCGATGGTGTCAATGACTCTGACATACAAGCCAAAGAACTCGTTCGTTTATTAGCAAACATCAAGTGCAAAATTAATCTGATTCCATTTAATCCTTTTCCAGAATCTGGATTAAAACGCTCATCAGCTCAGCGTGTTCATGCCTTCGCCAGCATTTTGTTGGACGCGGGTATGGTGGCTACTGTTCGTAAAACCCGTGGCGATGATATTGCCGCAGCCTGTGGTCAATTAGCGGGTGATGTGGTTGACCGCACCAGAGTGCGTGAGCGTGCCGTGCATGACAAGCAGATGAATTTGGGTCAAGAT
- the ndk gene encoding nucleoside-diphosphate kinase: protein MAIERTLSIIKPDAVAKNVIGKIYDRFESAGLKIVASRMAHLSQAEAEQFYAVHSARPFFKDLVSFMISGPVMIQVLEGEGAIAKNRDLMGATDPKKADKGTIRADFADSIDANAVHGSDAPETAAVEVAFFFAGMNVFNR, encoded by the coding sequence ATGGCTATTGAACGCACCCTTTCTATTATCAAACCTGACGCTGTAGCAAAAAATGTCATTGGCAAGATCTATGACCGTTTCGAATCTGCTGGTTTGAAGATTGTTGCGTCCAGAATGGCGCATTTGTCACAAGCTGAAGCTGAGCAGTTCTACGCAGTTCACTCAGCACGTCCCTTCTTTAAGGATTTGGTGAGCTTCATGATTTCTGGTCCTGTCATGATTCAGGTATTGGAAGGCGAAGGCGCAATTGCTAAGAACCGTGACTTGATGGGCGCTACCGATCCTAAGAAGGCAGACAAAGGCACTATCCGTGCTGACTTTGCTGACAGCATCGATGCAAATGCGGTTCATGGTTCTGATGCTCCTGAAACTGCTGCTGTCGAAGTTGCATTCTTCTTCGCTGGCATGAACGTTTTCAATCGTTAA
- a CDS encoding Bax inhibitor-1 family protein yields the protein MSDLNSYGFGQTGSISTPQVRNRVLRNTYALLALSMVPTVIGAWLGVAFGLNFMAGSPFLGFIVFMAIAFGFFWAIEKNKDTGAGVLLLLGFTFFMGIMMSGLVGYTLNSYSNGATLIMLAFGGTAAIFAVMASIATVSKSDFSGMGKWLMVGVLLLIVASLANIWLQLPALMLTVTVLAIAIFSAFILVDVQRIINGGETNYVMATLAIYLDVYNVFTNLLALLGIVGGNRD from the coding sequence ATGAGCGATCTAAACTCTTACGGCTTTGGGCAAACTGGCTCGATTAGCACCCCTCAAGTACGCAACCGCGTACTGCGCAACACATACGCCCTTTTGGCGCTCTCGATGGTTCCTACTGTCATTGGTGCATGGCTTGGCGTTGCTTTTGGGCTTAACTTCATGGCGGGCAGTCCTTTTCTAGGCTTCATCGTCTTTATGGCAATCGCTTTTGGCTTCTTTTGGGCGATTGAGAAAAATAAAGACACTGGAGCGGGCGTTCTGTTGCTGTTGGGCTTTACCTTCTTCATGGGCATCATGATGTCCGGCTTGGTTGGTTACACCCTCAATAGCTACAGTAATGGCGCTACCTTGATCATGCTAGCTTTTGGTGGCACTGCGGCAATTTTTGCGGTCATGGCCTCCATTGCTACCGTGAGCAAGAGCGACTTCTCAGGCATGGGTAAATGGTTGATGGTGGGTGTACTGCTATTGATCGTGGCTTCATTGGCCAATATCTGGTTACAACTGCCTGCTTTGATGCTTACTGTGACGGTTCTCGCAATTGCGATCTTCTCAGCTTTCATCTTGGTTGACGTACAGCGCATCATCAACGGTGGCGAAACCAACTACGTGATGGCTACTTTAGCTATCTACCTAGATGTCTATAACGTCTTCACCAACTTGCTCGCACTCTTGGGCATTGTGGGCGGCAATAGAGACTAA
- the rlmD gene encoding 23S rRNA (uracil(1939)-C(5))-methyltransferase RlmD, translating to MRRGEKPVHIVVTEPVRVDSLDLDAQGIARLAPNEEEANQGQSGKVIFIQGALPTELVTYVITRDKARFSKAKVLDILKPAVFRAEPKCKAFGVCGGCTMQHLDIRAQVAMKQRVLEDDLKHIAKVAPEEILRPMGGPAWEYRHRARLSAVNRSIKKGAVLIGFHEGKSGYVADMTACEILPKSVSDLLPAMRQLVNGLSIVDRMPQIEIAIGEPEDPNSDDPKKAKPVTALVFRNLLPLTPADEQLLRDFADQHQVWIWLQPKGIETVAPFYPLTGKLCYRLPEFEIEMPFKPADFTQVNHMMNRALVSRAIRLLDVQASDRVLDLFCGIGNFTLPLARRANAVLGIEGLETLTSRAKANAEHNLLTDKVSFMQSNLFEVTTETIASWGKAERWLMDPPREGAMEICQALAQLHEQGSDLSPQRIVYVSCNPKTLARDTEILCHQAGYTLKSAGIVNMFPHTSHVESMAVFERS from the coding sequence ATGCGTAGAGGAGAAAAGCCAGTCCACATTGTTGTGACTGAGCCAGTACGAGTTGATTCCCTTGATCTAGATGCACAAGGCATTGCGCGCTTAGCACCCAACGAGGAAGAAGCTAATCAAGGCCAAAGCGGTAAAGTCATTTTTATTCAAGGTGCTTTGCCAACCGAGCTAGTTACTTATGTGATTACGCGTGACAAAGCCCGCTTCAGTAAAGCTAAAGTTCTCGATATCCTTAAGCCTGCCGTATTTAGAGCGGAGCCTAAGTGCAAAGCGTTCGGCGTATGCGGTGGTTGCACTATGCAGCACTTGGATATTCGGGCTCAGGTAGCAATGAAGCAGCGCGTACTGGAAGATGACTTAAAACATATCGCCAAAGTAGCGCCCGAAGAGATTCTTCGTCCGATGGGTGGTCCTGCTTGGGAATATCGTCATCGTGCACGCTTAAGTGCCGTCAATCGCTCGATTAAGAAAGGCGCAGTCCTGATTGGATTTCATGAAGGCAAGAGTGGCTATGTCGCTGATATGACTGCTTGCGAGATTTTGCCCAAATCTGTTTCTGATTTGTTGCCAGCAATGCGTCAGTTGGTCAATGGTTTATCCATTGTGGATCGCATGCCCCAAATTGAAATTGCTATAGGTGAGCCCGAGGATCCTAATTCAGATGATCCTAAAAAAGCAAAGCCTGTCACTGCCTTGGTATTCAGAAATCTTTTGCCACTGACGCCAGCAGATGAACAGTTACTCAGAGACTTTGCAGATCAGCATCAGGTTTGGATTTGGTTGCAGCCCAAGGGAATAGAAACCGTTGCGCCGTTCTACCCATTAACCGGCAAGCTTTGTTATCGCCTGCCTGAATTTGAAATCGAGATGCCTTTTAAGCCAGCGGATTTCACACAAGTTAATCACATGATGAATCGTGCATTGGTCAGCAGGGCGATTCGTCTCTTGGATGTTCAGGCAAGTGATCGTGTACTCGACTTATTCTGTGGCATTGGCAACTTCACCTTACCGCTGGCAAGGCGAGCAAATGCCGTCTTAGGTATTGAAGGTTTAGAAACTCTGACAAGCAGAGCTAAAGCCAATGCGGAGCACAATCTGCTCACAGACAAAGTGAGCTTTATGCAAAGCAATCTGTTTGAAGTGACAACCGAAACGATTGCCTCATGGGGTAAGGCTGAACGCTGGTTAATGGATCCACCGCGTGAAGGCGCCATGGAAATATGCCAAGCCCTAGCCCAATTGCATGAGCAGGGCAGTGATCTGTCACCACAACGCATTGTCTATGTCTCCTGTAATCCCAAAACCCTGGCCAGAGATACGGAGATTCTGTGTCATCAAGCAGGCTATACCCTCAAGAGTGCGGGTATCGTCAATATGTTCCCCCATACCTCCCACGTTGAATCCATGGCGGTGTTTGAAAGATCCTGA
- a CDS encoding 3'-5' exonuclease — MATILVFDIETIPDVAGLRRLNDYPDTLTDIEVAAQAMAERAEKTGSDFLPLYLQRICAISCVIRRTSKDGSPQIKVGTLGTPQDDEKALIQTFFELVEKYTPQLVSWNGSGFDLPVLHYRALANHVQAPRYWEMGESQENDSREFKWNNYISRYHMRHLDLMDLLAKFNGRANAPLDSLAKLCGFPGKMGMDGSQVWPAYQEGRIDEIRRYCETDVVNTYLMYCRFQLMRGGFSSEEYKEEITFVKAYLEKESKEPHGEQWQEYLLGFSSDA; from the coding sequence ATGGCAACCATTCTCGTTTTCGATATTGAAACTATTCCCGATGTTGCCGGACTGCGTCGACTTAATGACTATCCAGATACCCTGACGGATATTGAAGTTGCTGCTCAGGCAATGGCAGAGCGCGCTGAGAAAACAGGTAGTGATTTCCTTCCGCTGTATTTGCAACGTATCTGCGCTATCTCTTGTGTTATTCGTAGAACCAGTAAAGACGGCTCACCGCAAATTAAGGTTGGCACGCTAGGTACCCCGCAAGATGATGAGAAGGCATTGATTCAGACCTTCTTTGAGCTTGTTGAAAAATATACCCCTCAATTGGTGTCTTGGAATGGCAGTGGTTTTGATCTTCCGGTGCTGCACTACCGCGCATTAGCAAATCACGTTCAAGCACCGCGCTATTGGGAGATGGGCGAGAGCCAAGAAAACGATAGCCGTGAATTTAAGTGGAATAACTACATCAGTCGTTATCACATGCGCCATTTAGATCTGATGGATCTCTTGGCTAAATTTAATGGTCGCGCCAATGCGCCTCTAGATAGTCTAGCGAAACTCTGTGGTTTCCCAGGCAAGATGGGAATGGATGGTAGCCAAGTATGGCCTGCGTATCAAGAGGGCAGAATTGATGAGATTCGTCGCTATTGCGAAACCGATGTGGTCAATACCTATCTGATGTATTGCCGGTTTCAGTTAATGCGTGGTGGCTTTTCATCAGAAGAATATAAAGAAGAAATTACTTTCGTTAAAGCATATTTAGAGAAAGAATCTAAAGAGCCACATGGAGAGCAGTGGCAAGAATATCTCTTAGGCTTTAGCTCGGATGCGTAG
- a CDS encoding peptidoglycan DD-metalloendopeptidase family protein — translation MNTFPKYLLLLLAMTSLLLNVGCSTTPRAKPANVVDRSGGDNNNEPTPPGYYRVKRGDTLARIALDNGQSPRDLAQWNNLSNPNLIEVGDLVLVKPPANSKMTVKPIAKTASDLPKTDTPRLEDPKAEPAKEVVAEPGIRLSWPAKGKVTDDFSEKTKGIDIAGKLGEPVTAASEGKVVYAGNSLRGYGNLVIIKHDNTYLTAYAHNRTLLVKEGDTVKKGQKIAEMGDTDATSVKLHFELRVNGKPVNPTPYIQ, via the coding sequence ATGAATACTTTTCCCAAATACCTCCTATTGCTACTTGCAATGACTTCTTTGCTGCTCAATGTGGGTTGCTCAACTACTCCGAGAGCTAAACCAGCGAATGTCGTTGATCGTAGTGGCGGCGACAACAACAATGAGCCAACACCTCCAGGCTACTATCGCGTCAAGCGCGGTGATACCTTAGCCCGCATTGCTCTAGATAACGGGCAATCCCCGCGGGATTTAGCGCAGTGGAATAATTTATCGAACCCAAACTTAATTGAAGTGGGTGACCTCGTTTTGGTAAAGCCGCCAGCCAACAGCAAAATGACTGTTAAGCCTATTGCGAAAACAGCTAGCGATCTACCTAAAACCGATACGCCAAGATTAGAGGACCCTAAAGCAGAGCCTGCAAAAGAAGTCGTAGCTGAGCCTGGTATTCGTTTATCGTGGCCAGCCAAAGGTAAGGTTACAGATGATTTCAGTGAAAAGACTAAGGGAATTGATATTGCTGGTAAGTTAGGTGAGCCTGTAACAGCAGCCTCTGAAGGTAAGGTGGTCTACGCCGGCAATAGCTTGCGTGGCTACGGCAATCTTGTCATCATCAAGCATGACAATACCTATCTCACGGCCTATGCCCACAACCGCACACTCTTAGTAAAAGAGGGTGATACGGTCAAGAAGGGTCAGAAGATTGCCGAGATGGGTGATACCGATGCGACTTCAGTCAAGCTCCACTTTGAATTGCGTGTGAATGGCAAGCCGGTAAATCCTACGCCATACATACAGTAA
- the surE gene encoding 5'/3'-nucleotidase SurE, translating into MSENTKQPHILISNDDGYLAPGLLALVNAIRPLGRVTVIAPEQNHSGASNSLTLSRPLSIHRVAGGERDGFLFINGTPTDCVHIAMTGFLDEKPDLVVSGINQGENMGEDTLYSGTVAAAVEGVMFGVPGIAFSQIDKGWNQIEDAAKAAHDIVAQTLVSNLTHANGAATLLNVNIPNRPYADLNRWRVTRLGNRHHSQPVVVQKSPRGDDIYWIGAAGHAKDSSEGTDFHAIDEGCISITPMQLDLTHHARLAAMRANGWTRG; encoded by the coding sequence ATGAGTGAAAACACAAAACAGCCGCATATCCTGATTTCGAATGATGATGGCTATCTTGCGCCTGGTCTATTAGCCTTAGTCAATGCCATTCGCCCACTAGGTCGCGTCACAGTGATTGCTCCTGAGCAAAATCACAGTGGTGCATCCAACTCTTTAACACTCTCACGACCACTATCAATACATCGAGTTGCTGGTGGTGAGCGCGATGGATTTTTATTCATTAATGGCACCCCAACGGATTGTGTGCATATCGCCATGACGGGTTTCTTAGATGAGAAGCCAGACCTGGTAGTTTCCGGCATCAATCAAGGTGAGAATATGGGTGAAGATACCCTGTACTCGGGCACTGTGGCTGCTGCAGTTGAAGGTGTGATGTTTGGCGTCCCCGGAATTGCCTTCTCACAAATCGACAAAGGTTGGAATCAGATTGAAGATGCCGCAAAAGCAGCGCACGATATCGTTGCGCAAACGCTGGTATCTAACTTGACTCATGCCAATGGCGCTGCTACTTTGCTGAACGTCAACATTCCGAATCGCCCCTATGCTGATCTTAATCGCTGGCGTGTGACGCGTTTAGGTAATCGCCACCACTCGCAACCAGTAGTGGTGCAAAAAAGTCCACGTGGCGATGATATTTATTGGATTGGTGCTGCAGGGCACGCCAAAGATAGTTCTGAAGGTACGGATTTTCATGCAATTGATGAGGGGTGTATCTCGATCACGCCAATGCAATTAGACCTAACGCATCATGCTCGCTTGGCTGCCATGCGAGCTAATGGCTGGACGCGCGGTTGA
- a CDS encoding efflux RND transporter permease subunit, which produces MSAFTSFIRGVLEKRVLVIVGSVVLLGLGMFSLSKLPIQPYPGVAPLTIQAISQWPGRSTTEVEQQVTIPVENALAGIPGLQAFRSVSLFGLSVVTLKFNDTTDPFKARQTFITSLANVSFPPGVTSSISPDSDATGEIMRYEVKSDYASSTQLKTLQNYEIYKELKQTPGVADVSSFGGRVRQYQVIVSPESLQSKGVTVNDLIAALTNANSNTGGGLLPSGEQQFVVRGVGLLKNIDDIKRVVISNNNGVPIRIGDVARVEIGNAPRLGMFQFNDNPDSVEGIVYLRRGENATEVLARVRNTVENINKQVLPPGIEVVPFYDRQVLLDITIGTVKHTLFFGISLVLAVLFFFLGNLRAAAVVAAVIPLALCVSFIQMHLWSVPANLISLGAIDFGVIVDSAVILTENVMRHLEEGGKRLNQSIILATSEVQRAMIYSTGIIIVAYSPLFFMGGVEGIIFKPMAFTMGFALIAAMILSLTFLPAMISLVFGENLHHKPPGFITKLLNAYKPLLRKWMDRPLTVVSVAVFVLGLTLLSVTRLGTAFLPTLEENNIWLRVTLPNTVDLDYSVKIANQLRETFLKQPEIEKVAAQIGRPDDGTDSTGVFNQEYGLYLKSPDKMPNGSSKKDLITHLETELNKIPGITYSFSQYIQDNVNEALSGVKGENSVKIYGTDLEVLDQKAHEVINQLKKVRGVADEGILKELGQPTLNIQIDRERAARYGINVNDIQTVVANAIGGAAVTNLLEDEKTFGIAIRLNEGSRNDVADIGHLLVDAPNGASIPLSMVATVQLTDGPFFIYREAGKRYIAIKFSVRGRDLGSAVEDAQFLVEQNITLPPNYSISWDGQFNQMKQAQKKLMLIVPLALLGIFLLLVSAFGNFRDAVIVMINVPFAAIGGVLALHLAGETLSISAFFGFLSLFGIAIQDGVILISFINKTAATEHGEMKDVMVEGASLRVRPVLMTAALSGLGLLPAALSHSIGSEAQRPLALVIVGGMVTTTILTLLVLPVIYGWFRGRALTKTVKA; this is translated from the coding sequence GTGAGCGCATTTACCTCCTTTATTCGAGGCGTACTTGAGAAACGCGTGCTGGTCATCGTTGGCTCAGTCGTGCTCCTCGGCTTAGGGATGTTCAGTCTTTCTAAATTACCGATTCAGCCATACCCCGGGGTTGCGCCATTAACCATTCAGGCGATTTCTCAATGGCCTGGCAGAAGCACTACTGAGGTAGAGCAGCAGGTCACCATTCCGGTTGAAAATGCCTTGGCTGGTATTCCTGGTTTACAAGCCTTCCGTTCGGTTTCTTTATTTGGTTTGTCTGTTGTAACGCTGAAGTTCAATGATACGACCGATCCTTTTAAAGCGCGCCAAACTTTCATTACTAGCTTAGCTAATGTGAGCTTTCCACCTGGGGTCACATCTAGCATTAGCCCAGACTCCGATGCCACTGGCGAGATCATGCGTTACGAGGTGAAGTCGGATTACGCTTCATCTACACAATTAAAGACGCTACAGAACTACGAGATCTATAAGGAGCTCAAGCAAACTCCTGGCGTAGCTGATGTCTCCTCATTCGGTGGAAGGGTTCGCCAGTATCAAGTCATCGTCAGTCCAGAAAGTTTGCAATCCAAAGGCGTGACCGTCAATGATTTGATCGCTGCCTTAACCAATGCCAATAGCAATACGGGTGGTGGACTATTGCCCAGTGGCGAGCAGCAATTTGTGGTGCGTGGTGTAGGCCTCCTAAAAAATATTGATGACATTAAGCGGGTTGTTATATCAAACAACAATGGGGTGCCGATTCGAATTGGTGATGTTGCCAGAGTGGAGATTGGTAATGCGCCGCGTTTGGGCATGTTCCAGTTCAATGACAACCCAGACTCAGTTGAAGGCATTGTTTATTTACGCCGCGGCGAAAATGCCACAGAAGTATTGGCCCGAGTTCGCAACACTGTAGAAAATATCAACAAACAAGTACTCCCACCCGGAATTGAAGTGGTGCCGTTCTATGATCGCCAAGTGCTGTTAGACATCACTATCGGTACTGTTAAACATACCCTGTTCTTTGGTATCTCCTTAGTTTTGGCAGTACTCTTTTTCTTCTTGGGTAATTTGCGTGCGGCAGCAGTAGTAGCTGCGGTAATTCCATTGGCTCTCTGTGTCTCATTCATTCAGATGCACCTGTGGAGTGTGCCTGCCAACCTGATTTCCTTGGGTGCTATTGACTTCGGCGTGATCGTGGATTCTGCAGTCATTCTGACTGAGAATGTCATGCGTCACTTAGAAGAGGGCGGTAAGCGCCTCAATCAAAGCATTATCTTGGCAACAAGTGAAGTGCAACGCGCCATGATCTATTCCACAGGGATCATTATTGTTGCCTACTCCCCATTGTTCTTTATGGGTGGAGTTGAGGGCATCATCTTTAAGCCAATGGCATTCACGATGGGCTTTGCTTTGATAGCCGCGATGATTCTGAGCTTAACTTTTTTACCTGCCATGATCTCCCTGGTATTTGGTGAGAACTTGCATCACAAACCACCAGGATTTATTACTAAGCTCCTAAATGCTTACAAACCGCTCTTGAGAAAATGGATGGACCGTCCATTAACAGTGGTGTCTGTTGCGGTGTTTGTTCTGGGGCTCACCTTATTAAGCGTTACTCGTCTAGGAACCGCCTTCTTACCAACCCTAGAAGAGAACAATATTTGGCTTCGCGTCACTTTGCCAAATACAGTGGACTTAGATTATTCCGTCAAAATTGCCAATCAACTGCGTGAGACTTTCTTGAAGCAACCTGAGATTGAAAAGGTTGCCGCTCAAATCGGTCGACCTGATGATGGTACTGACTCCACGGGTGTGTTTAATCAAGAATATGGCCTCTATCTGAAGAGTCCGGACAAGATGCCAAATGGCTCTAGTAAAAAGGATTTAATTACCCATTTGGAGACGGAGCTCAATAAGATCCCTGGTATCACTTATAGCTTCTCGCAATATATTCAGGACAACGTAAACGAAGCACTCTCTGGCGTGAAGGGCGAGAACTCCGTCAAAATCTATGGAACCGATTTAGAGGTTCTGGATCAAAAAGCCCATGAGGTGATTAATCAGCTCAAAAAAGTACGCGGCGTAGCGGACGAAGGTATTCTGAAAGAATTAGGTCAGCCAACTTTAAATATTCAGATTGATCGAGAACGTGCTGCACGTTACGGCATTAATGTGAACGACATTCAGACGGTGGTTGCTAATGCCATTGGTGGTGCTGCCGTCACAAACCTTCTTGAAGATGAAAAGACATTTGGCATCGCCATTCGTTTAAATGAAGGCAGTCGTAATGACGTTGCCGATATCGGTCACCTCTTAGTGGATGCTCCTAATGGGGCGTCTATTCCTTTGTCGATGGTCGCTACGGTTCAGCTTACTGATGGGCCATTTTTTATCTATCGTGAGGCAGGTAAGCGCTATATTGCGATTAAATTTAGCGTACGTGGCCGTGACTTAGGTAGCGCTGTGGAGGATGCTCAGTTCTTGGTTGAGCAAAACATTACCTTGCCGCCAAACTATTCGATTAGTTGGGATGGTCAATTTAATCAAATGAAGCAGGCGCAGAAGAAGTTGATGCTGATCGTGCCTTTGGCATTGCTGGGTATCTTCTTGTTGCTAGTAAGTGCTTTTGGTAATTTCCGGGACGCAGTGATTGTGATGATCAATGTGCCCTTTGCCGCCATTGGTGGAGTGCTTGCTTTACATCTCGCGGGCGAGACTTTAAGTATTTCTGCTTTCTTTGGATTCTTATCCTTGTTTGGTATTGCGATTCAGGACGGTGTGATTCTGATCTCCTTTATTAATAAGACGGCTGCTACTGAGCATGGTGAGATGAAAGATGTGATGGTAGAGGGTGCTTCATTGCGCGTTCGACCAGTCTTGATGACAGCTGCACTCTCAGGCTTAGGTTTATTACCTGCTGCTTTATCCCACTCTATTGGCTCTGAGGCTCAACGTCCTCTAGCTTTAGTCATTGTGGGTGGTATGGTGACGACGACTATTTTGACCCTCTTGGTGTTGCCAGTAATATATGGATGGTTCCGAGGTCGTGCATTAACGAAGACGGTAAAAGCCTAG
- a CDS encoding efflux RND transporter periplasmic adaptor subunit gives MKDQILSFLKQLADKAKPITDKALRFGGHRLQLAFASVAGLYWNLSPQNRHRVRLAAVAFAILSMGIVLGRITNVNRNVKIEVSDKALKVEKSGILELKLAGIKLNPEVYVFQTAEKVQVPVDIKVTGRLAFNAEKSKVLSARAPGRVERIFAFDGAQVNIGSPIVELYSPEFLSAQQEYLLSSKTARVLESSKTMSDLLGDARITQQAAANRMRNLGAGDGDIRAIETTGKTQSNLLMRSPLKGVVVKRSVEPGATVNSGDVIATLADPKQLWFVGNVFEQDLRLIKPGQKMVLQVEAYPDKEFVAYANYIAPTIDPQTRALLVRAEIENDDDLLRPDMFASAKLTTGMANAIVVPQTAVVRIREMRYIIVKVGDEAYRRLPVKGYDLNSKTFAITEGVEPGARILAEGAVLLNDRFAKQED, from the coding sequence TTGAAGGACCAAATTCTTTCTTTTCTAAAGCAGTTAGCCGATAAGGCAAAGCCTATCACCGATAAGGCCTTGCGCTTTGGCGGTCATCGTTTGCAGTTAGCTTTTGCTAGCGTTGCTGGCCTCTATTGGAACTTGAGCCCACAAAATCGCCATCGCGTTCGTTTGGCTGCTGTTGCATTCGCTATTCTTTCAATGGGTATCGTTTTAGGTCGCATTACCAACGTCAATCGCAACGTTAAGATCGAAGTCTCTGATAAAGCATTGAAAGTAGAAAAGAGCGGCATTCTGGAACTGAAGTTGGCAGGTATAAAACTCAATCCAGAAGTATATGTTTTCCAAACTGCTGAAAAAGTACAGGTACCAGTAGACATCAAAGTGACTGGTCGTCTGGCCTTCAATGCAGAAAAATCTAAAGTATTGTCTGCACGTGCACCAGGTCGTGTTGAGCGTATTTTTGCTTTTGATGGCGCGCAGGTGAATATTGGCTCTCCAATAGTTGAGCTCTATAGCCCAGAATTTCTCTCTGCCCAGCAAGAGTATTTACTCTCCTCTAAGACTGCAAGAGTTTTGGAATCTAGTAAGACGATGAGTGACTTGCTAGGTGATGCTCGTATCACCCAACAAGCTGCCGCAAATCGTATGCGCAATCTTGGTGCTGGTGATGGTGATATTAGGGCGATTGAAACTACTGGCAAAACACAAAGTAACTTATTGATGCGCTCCCCCTTAAAAGGGGTCGTAGTAAAGCGTAGCGTTGAGCCAGGTGCCACCGTGAACTCTGGTGATGTGATAGCTACTTTGGCTGATCCAAAACAGTTATGGTTTGTGGGTAATGTGTTTGAGCAGGACTTGCGCTTAATTAAGCCAGGTCAAAAAATGGTTTTACAAGTTGAGGCATATCCCGATAAAGAATTTGTGGCCTATGCAAACTATATTGCGCCGACGATCGATCCACAAACCCGTGCCCTATTGGTTCGTGCTGAGATTGAAAATGACGATGATCTCTTGCGCCCCGATATGTTCGCCTCAGCTAAGCTGACTACCGGTATGGCCAATGCCATTGTCGTACCACAAACAGCGGTAGTGCGAATTCGTGAGATGCGTTACATCATTGTTAAAGTCGGGGATGAGGCCTACCGTCGCCTTCCCGTAAAGGGCTATGATCTGAACAGTAAGACCTTTGCGATTACTGAAGGTGTTGAGCCTGGCGCACGAATTCTAGCTGAAGGCGCCGTCTTGTTAAATGATCGATTTGCGAAGCAGGAAGACTAA